aaaaaattacaaccagtaacccgtgccgattcggacctttcgtcctcgacatgattgagcaCTGGAGGGACTTCAAATTTGttcacttactacttaagaagttctacggtggctccaaaacactcgtccgcgATTTAGGTAGACATTGAGGTTGGATGGTATGTAgctggttgaaaatgaggtaggtagACACcgaagttggtcgagatcctcttcagtgatgcactgactctaattcgcgatagataattattaacgaacggtcactgaatttacttcgcgaaactctactatcttttataagtacagtctACACGACTGTTAAAATCACTTTGTACGagcaaacactgactctataACTGACTGCATTGCGCGCAGTCGACACAAAAAcacttgaaattaatttaaatcacGAAACGCGGCATAATTTAAACAAACGAGCAAGCACTGCTTCTATTTCGCGATTTCTTGGTTTTTAGTTTAACGATACAACACTCGATTTTTTCATTGCTTCGTGCACAGTTACAATGATGTtctgaaaataacaaaaacaacatTATTAGTTTCAATGATCAccataaaaaaatcattcaaattattgaagaaatgtttaataaaaaccTTTACTTACTTAAAATCTTCATTGATGCTTGCGGGATGGGCATCCTGCCCCAGGATGACGAAGaggatgattctttttttatttgaactgaaaaagaaacaaaaacccaatttattagtatcattgtcatattaaaaacttattaaatttattgagGAAATATGTAAAGTAACATTTACTTATCGGAACGTTTGTTGGTTCTTTGTATGATGAGTATCCTGCCCAGTAATGATGAAGagaatgattctttttttgagctaataaagaaattaagattattaatatggttatgttaaaaaatttggaaatttaTGGAGGAAACATTAAGCGTTCTGctcgaggaaaataaaaaatgatgcaAGTATAACTCTAATTcacaaatttctatttaatctaattatatttaattagctTATTTAgctataaaaagtaaattagaATAGTACAAGCAAGCACTGAGATCACTTTGCACACAGtcacaaataatttctaaaatctGCAAAGTTGAAacagtgatttttttttccatatataaaaaaaaaaatttataaaacacaTATCCTGTGAATCATTGATGGCAAGATGgcatattaaaaagtatattattgaaaaatattaataagtaattaatgtctgaaatttaattcaatgttaatttaattaatattaaataaagcttttcgagataattttattcatgTTGTCTTCCTACGATATCAAATAAATGCAaacaaaattagaattaaaatattctaaaatgaaataaatgcaAGGAAGAAATTAATCCACGTTTCCTTGGTTGCGTACATGCCGAAAGATTCTGTAAGATTAGAGCATACTATATCACCTTGGACGAGCTCGAACGTTCATTGTTTTCGTCACACGCTCGATCAAgagatttctttgaaatacgCCGATCTCTGATTGTTTACCGAGTgctacctatctctctctattaaaCTCGCTTTGTAtctttaaaggaaaaagactTACCTTGTACACAGGACGAAGGACAAAGatatgtagaaaaagaaagccggGATGTTTCGTCTATCGGTACGTAGAATTCTTGGAAACCtgaaaaacgaaagatgaattaggagagaaaatatttattatgtgtttatatatatatatatatatatatatatatatatatatatatgcgtatatgaGTACGGGAAAATCCCAAgcgtctgtgtgtgtgtgaaaatcgaatataataggAAATACGATTAATGATGAccaattaatgataaattattattaaaagcatcattaaaaagtaagagaaatatTGATATCGCGGAAATAAAGccagaaaattaaaaaataaaagtatgacGCAACAGCTTCCAAgacagattttattttcgcgaatatcttttaaacgcgAAAATACCCCGACTTGCGAACACTCACGCGTGGAAATCGCGTTTCTGGCAATCGATTGATACGTAGAAAGACAGTGTAcagtagaaaatatatgaattaccTGAAATTAATGAGGACGATACGGCTTCCGTGTGTAGCTGTCAACCACCGAACACAAAATGGCGTTATATCCACCGACAAGACGATTGCGCAAACGCGCCGCGCATGCGCAGGTACGTCACTAGTCAATTAATGAACAATTTCTCGAtctaataatcgaaaatataacatttttataaatacgatattcgaGTACAGAAATCATCGAGATGCGTCGCAAATATTCTATAATCACATAATtaggagagaaaagtaaaatatatagagaaataatgccaaaaaatacgaaaaaaagaagacgtaaTTAGCAGTCAccgttattattttcattgatatttctttttcagtacTATTGTCACGATTTACGAACAATACACCGTAAAAAACACATTTTTATGAATCGAGCGATATACTGGAAGATAATGTATCTTAAAGAACAAATACTAATTACTCGTAATTAAGAGAAGAACGACGCAGCTTCTGTCACGACTTGACAACATCGACTTCGATGGTAAAAAGATTCTCATCCTGCACTTACTTCACGCCACCTTGATTAATGTCGTCTGAAATAAACGCAATTTCTCGAtctaataatcgaaaatattacatttttataaatacgatattcgaGTACAGAAATCATCGAAATGCGTCGCAAATATTCTATAATCACATAATTAGGATAGAAAAGGGAGATCTGTAGAAAAATAATGCCAAAGAgtcacttttattttcactaatatttctttttcaataccATTTCGGTTTATCAAATCTACATTACTACTACacaagagcattttgagtaacgatatggtaaaattaaagtatgactaagagccattttcgaagagttctgtcgaaccttcgaaaataactcaatagtcCAATAGTTGCCttcttgagccacaattttTGGTGCCTTGCCTCTTCTTCGCTTCGTGTCCTAACCGCAACTATGAAACACATTCGATAACTATGGTCAATATCAAAGAACTAAAACCGTTCCTGATTCTAAAGCAtggaagaaaatcgataaatctaaCACAACTCTAAACCATCctagaacaaaaaattgagaaagcacgggaagaaaaaggagaattaatatattaattgttgcTCCGTTTTCGTACTTtggtttttctcttcttttcttttccatctctttcatACGTGCACGTGTTTCATTCtacagattttcttttctctccttctttccgagTTCTATCGTTTCAACGtgcgcgcacgttccggcttccgtttcttctccttctcttcttctcctcttctcctcttcttcacgattttcgatatatcggcgGCACAGGTCCGTCGGCACAATCGGCTGCGCGCATTCCAATCCTTTTCCAATTTTGTCAAggtatacaaaaatattgtaGATAGGGATTTAAGTACGTcagtattttaatataagttTCGACCGCGAGGTAGCGCTCAAAAGTGATACTAGCGCCAGTGAAATCGAGCGCAATGAAACGATCAAAACGTTCTATCttgttttatctcttttgTGATTTTTTCTATGCCTAAATATGGCCGATGAGAGAGttgaaacagaagaaatttGAGGTTAAAAAGgttaaaaaaagacagagggagagaaacagagacaggaGCACATTCGAATGTTCGATAACAAcggttaaatatttatatcgagatAACTCGAATGTAACCagagaaaataaacatttctcGTTCGTCTTAAAGTACGTTTGCTCTAGTTTCGTTAATTGCAAAGTTTATTAAGAAAACTATAAAAGAGTACTTTACGAAGGTGAGCCTGCAGATATCTGtgtcattaaatttttaactaTAATGACAAGCAAGTCCAAAGTTTTAACTACTTTCGTCCGCAATTATTCAATGCCAAAACATTGGCGTTCGGATGCAGTAAGATATGAAAAAGTCTCGTATTTTCCAAGGTATGGAAACAATGAACGTGTAATCTCCGTGGAACTTGACTCGGTATCATTGATTTCAGATCTCCGAATCATAAAGATCCTCCAATTATACCATCCAAGCTTTTAATGGTTACATTAGTAAAACCATTTGCCGGCAATCCTTATTgggataaaaatatacttaaacAATTGGGTATTGCCgagaaagtaagaaatttttataaaacattttaaaacaACTTTTATAAGCTTGTCCCATATCTTCCTAATCTACTCGACGTTTCTGTATATAGGGAAGGGACCCTGTGGTAGTTAAAAATATTCCAGAGGTATGCGCAATGTTGTGGAAAGTAAAACATCTTGTTAAGATTATTCCTGTTAAACTGCCGGACAAACTGCCTAATCCGGACGACTTTGGTGGAAGTTATCTGCATCCGAACGGTACCTTCTACGTCGTTCCCAAAATAGATCCATTGCGCGTAGAGAGCacagaaaaattcgaaaataatccaaaaaaattagaaagttCGAAAATAAGCGAAAAGTTAAGATTACAGTGGTTAAACGGTACCTTACCTTAACATAAGAACAGAAATAGAGGAATTTGTATCTTCTCTTGAAAGGTAATATAAAAGTAGTCGctgaacaaataatatatcatttattcgtGTACCATTTATGGTTAGTGCAACCATACGTTATAACttacaatttatattctaCCAACCATAATGTTAAAATCTCGTCAAATTTCCAGTTGTTCCGTAAACGGTACGTTAGGACCCAATAAAGATAAAGGATGCGTGCCGCTTTAGATCAGTCGTGCGGTCCTATACTGCGATGTTACGTAcgttaaaatgaattatagaaaaggaagaaagagcgaAACTGATATTAAGAAAATCTAGATCTATCGAAAATCTATCGAAAATATGTCTAGTAAGACTCGATTACTGGTGCCTTACGttcaaagagaataaaagtaaTCTGCTAGGCCGTAATCGCATTTTTCGGaaaacttttatatacttGCGCGCATAATAAGCGTACTAAACGTACTGATAATGCCAGAACACGAGATCTTCCTTGCAATTTCAATTTGTATTTGTCCGATCGTGAATTGTGCGCAAGTAGCCTttgaaatttatcattttatctgAAATGCTAACGAGTATCTATACTGAAATCGTAAACTCGATATCCTATTTGTAGACTAAGCTCTATGAAAACAACTCCTGGATATATCAAGTAAgtagatttgaaaaaattctaaCATGATCATTTTGGAAGTCCTAgtaatggagaaagagagagagagagagagagagaaacgacgatCTCTCGTCGTCCTATTTGAAATTTAAGTCGAACTCGATCGCCTACGACTCCGAAGCTTCCAGAATCGTCTATCTCTGGACGTATGATGAATGCAGATTGTATTATGCGCGTTCGTAGTTTTCTCAGGCATATACATCTTTAACAATCTCGCCGTTCGTTCTTCGTGCGACTTATCATACGCTTTGCCGCTAAGGAAGCTCAGTAATTTCAAACTACGTCTCTTTATTCtcaaacgatttaaaaaattagtttcCGACGTCTCGATAGAATTAGCGCCGTTGTTCCGAGCATAGGATTCTTCTCCGAGCTTGTTGCCAGATTTTCTTAACACAAATTCTAATTGTTTTCTACGATCGTGCTGCGCATCCAATTTCCTGTACCTACGTCCGTCGGTCGGTTCAACCGCACCGATCGCAATCGCGGCGTATGCTTCCTTTCGCAATATCTCGAAACTTATTTTCTCCGCGTTTCTGTTATTGGATTCCTCGGCTCTTCGCGCGACCAATTCCAATTCTTTCAAACGATCATCCGCCTCCTTGACGTTCTTCGACGAGTCCGGCGACGTTGATTCGAGCTTCGAGCCTTCGTCTACGTCGGACAGTTTCCTATGAAGGTCTACGATCTTTCGACGAAACTCTTCGTCTTCTTGGCtcaattttgcaaaaatacgATCTCTCTCGATCACGTCGGAACTCGAGCTGACGTTTTTCAACGTAGTCGATTGCAACCTCTGTCACCACCATCCAACTTGATGTTTTCCACTTCCAGGCGAGTCCTCCTCTTCGAGCAGAGGCTCCAGTCTTCTTCTGCTTAAGAAGCAACGTAGGGAGCCAAGGCTACCTCCGCCGAGTAATTGATCCATGCTTAGCTCGGGCAAACCGCAATCCTCGTTATCCGATTCTTGATCGTGATCCTCCTCCGTCGACAAATTCAGACCGTAATTGTCTTCTCCGGAACCAGTCAAATTGCCGGTCCCATTTGGCGGCGGCTAGGGAAGTCAGGCACAGCTCGGGCTAGTGATTCTTTGCAAACAGAGGGCAAGCGAGTCATGCAAAGGCGTGCGAAGCTTACAGGCTATATTCGACGTTTACAGGGAAGGTACGGGCTTCGAAAAAATAGCTATTGTACTCGAGAGCTACGTAAGAGTCCTAGGACCGTGTGGTCACGCGATAGCAGCAAGGATTCTTCAAGATCGCGTGAGAgcatttgaaagagaaagcaacGCCTTCGTCACCGAACAAAGTCTAGGcagaaatatttctcttctaaCAGGGACGTAGATCGGGAAAATAGAGATTGCGTCGGTAACTTTGTAACTTTGTCCGTGACCGAACCATCGCGAAAGCGCGCCACGCCGCTACTCTTTgtgcaaaaatattttcgacgcGTGGCCGATACCTTCCGCGGAAGtgtgtgggtgggtgggtgggtgatCGGGTTTGGTGGCTCTAGAGATGATTACCGAATGCGTCGTGAAACTCTCGTCGTCCGGACCACCGGAGGTCGGAGTACCCCAGATGTCATCTCCCGAGGTTGCACCCGACGTAGTGCCCTCTTCGTCGTTAGGATCGAGAGAAAATTCTGTCCTTTCCGGAGGGACCGGCGGTTGAAGAAGATAACCGCCGACTCCCTCGCTAAATTGCTCCAAAAGGACCATTTTGCTAACGACGTAATTACTGGCTCTTGCGGTCCAAGCTCTCAAACCCGAAGGTGGTGATTCCGTCTCACGATTTTCATCGTCTCCTTGCTCGTCCAGCTCGTCGTCCTGGTCCAAACTGCTCATCGTGCCGAATCTTCTCAATGTTCTGCGTAGAATCGAGATGATCGTAGAACGCGAGGAAAAACGGACGAATGTAAACCGGGAACGTTCATCGAACGATCGGCCGATATCTACCTGTAAGGTGGTTCCCCGTCGCAGTCGAGGTCGTCTTCGCTTCCATCTTCCGTATTACCATCCACGGACGCATAATTTGGACTGTTACGTCCTGGACTATCGTGTAGGCCGTTTCTTAATCTATGTCTCGCCGTATAAATATCTGGCGTAGGTGGCATGACAGATATTTTGGGAGGTAACGGAGAGAATGGGTCCCTTGGAAGAGGCGGCGTCGGGCAGCCAGAtctgaaagaagaaacgaaagaaggaggaagagaaagaaagggaaaggagagaaggaggaaagaagaaaaggaaatccaATTAATCGATATCGCACGGACTCGAGAAAAACGCGAAAATCTTAAATATAGAGTAGGTACTTCATTTGATACATCGGATTATCGGTAAGGCATATAACCTATGACATCGTCTACAGATGCTGATAGAACTCGTAGAGTTTTCTTTCGAGGATACGTAGCTCCCATTTTTTCTTGGCGTAATACTATTGGATTTGACTGTACTTAAACTGGCACTGGAGGCTGTGCTCTGTTGCTCTACGTCCGAACTTGCAGTTACGACTTCTTCCGTCGTCGTAGCTTCTTGAACGGATCTGTCGTTCTTCTCCCCGGGTGCTCTCGCAGCCAACTCCTCGGCAGTCCATTCCTCGAGGGAGCCTTCGTTGTCGGAAGGCGGTATTTGGTGAGAATTGCGCACCCATTGGGCCAAGTGATTGTCCTCCCGCGTATCTTTAAGAATATCGACGAGGCTCTCGCTCGAATGGCACTCCTTATCTTCCTCGTGCTTGTGCGAGCCCCGTAAAATCTGAAGGGATCGTACATCGGAGATCGTAAATGAAACCGTGATGCGTTACTTTTACGttcgtggaaaaagaaaaaaaggcaaGAGCCCCTACCCGCGGACTTTCCGTCGATTCTCTGACGTGAGCGAAGTTGGTGCTGGTAATCGGGCTCTCCTCGGGGCTGCCAACGCTCGACGTTCCACCGTAGCCTGTATTTAGATAGATTCTAAAACGCAACAAGGGACGTAATTTAGTGACGGAGCATCGCACCGCACTACCGAGTGACCTCGGCAACCGCTTGGACGAGTCCGAGTCAGCAAAGTCGAGGTAGGCGCTACTAACATTTGTCGTTGCAGCAAGTTGTGCCAAATTGCTTTGAGCTCCGCGCTGGGAGCTCTCAATACGATGACTCGCCTTCGGGGACGACTATGGGGACTACATCCGCCGCTGTTCGTCACTTCCGCCTGGCCGTTCTCGGCGTTGCCGTTCGAATTGATTGCCACCTGTAATCTGAATTCCGTCGGCCTCTTTCTGATGGTAAAGCATGCTTCCGCGATATTGGCCAGTCGGAGAGGTTCCTCGGTAACGAAGAGAACGCGATCCCTCGAAACGCGAGCAAAGACCAGTAGATCGGTGAGAAGGAGCGCCCACGATGGTTGCAAGCGT
This DNA window, taken from Vespula vulgaris chromosome 19, iyVesVulg1.1, whole genome shotgun sequence, encodes the following:
- the LOC127070716 gene encoding 39S ribosomal protein L30, mitochondrial; the protein is MTSKSKVLTTFVRNYSMPKHWRSDAVRYEKVSYFPRSPNHKDPPIIPSKLLMVTLVKPFAGNPYWDKNILKQLGIAEKGRDPVVVKNIPEVCAMLWKVKHLVKIIPVKLPDKLPNPDDFGGSYLHPNGTFYVVPKIDPLRVESTEKFENNPKKLESSKISEKLRLQWLNGTLP